The following coding sequences are from one Nymphalis io chromosome 17, ilAglIoxx1.1, whole genome shotgun sequence window:
- the LOC126775165 gene encoding lipase 3-like — MKAVYFLLCLALARDSAANIVRHQLLPQMDSFFVHPLESIDQYNQRYQETKQNRYSESTSFESKESQERPSFNDISDFTSLFRSGNRNWNSPVFSSVITQGDQIPYGDTIEWQGVQIAAGPKSPVKSKKDIEKLFKDAFKSMQHVSEEEKRMIHKTFEEIDQTKQEEVHYNATQLLKQHGYGVEEHIVKTDDGYFLTLFRIQPKDSDSQDEKKRPVVLLMPGILGSADDWLLMGPKKSLAFILSDAGFDVWLGNTRGNKYARRHASKHESHPDFWQFSLDEIALHDLPAMMDYALHTSEQEKLFYVGHSQGNTVFFALAATTPEYREKVAMMFALSPMVYMTKVRSPFIKMIAPNSQFFERLHEQLGHSEFKPSKELVHTVGGNMCEKEIGCKHVCSNINFVMSGVDTADMDFELLPSIVAHLPAGTSTRVIKQFGQAVASHEFRKYDYGVKINKKIYGMRQPTKYDMTEVKVPVALYFSEEDWLAHPEDVERLQKELPDVKDFYKVPEKHFNHMDFQFSKKAPEVVYKRLIESMQTN, encoded by the coding sequence ATGAAGGCTGTCTACTTCCTCCTTTGCCTCGCTCTGGCCCGCGATTCTGCGGCTAACATTGTTAGACACCAGCTCCTACCTCAGATGGACTCATTCTTCGTCCATCCCCTCGAATCAATCGACCAATATAATCAGAGATATCAGGAGACCAAGCAAAATCGTTATTCAGAATCTACCTCATTTGAAAGCAAGGAGAGCCAAGAGCGTCCCAGCTTCAACGACATCAGCGACTTTACTTCCTTATTCCGATCTGGAAATAGAAATTGGAACTCGCCAGTTTTCTCTTCAGTCATAACACAGGGTGATCAAATCCCATATGGCGACACGATCGAATGGCAGGGTGTTCAAATTGCAGCTGGACCTAAATCCCCAGTCAAGAGCAAGAAAGACATCGAAAAGCTTTTTAAAGATGCCTTTAAGAGTATGCAGCACGTAAGCGAGGAGGAGAAGAGGATGATACACAAGACTTTTGAAGAAATTGATCAAACTAAACAAGAAGAAGTACACTACAACGCAACTCAACTACTCAAGCAGCACGGTTACGGAGTTGAGGAACATATAGTGAAAACTGATGACGGCTACTTTCTCACCCTGTTCCGCATTCAGCCTAAGGATAGTGACAGCCAAGACGAGAAGAAACGCCCCGTCGTATTACTCATGCCCGGAATCCTTGGAAGCGCAGACGACTGGTTACTGATGGGCCCTAAAAAGTCCCTTGCGTTTATACTATCCGATGCGGGATTCGATGTATGGCTTGGCAACACCCGTGGTAACAAGTACGCCCGCCGCCATGCCAGCAAGCATGAATCTCACCCCGATTTCTGGCAGTTCAGCTTGGATGAAATCGCTCTGCACGACTTACCCGCCATGATGGACTACGCTCTTCATACCTCAGAACAAGAGAAGCTGTTTTACGTCGGTCACTCCCAAGGAAATACTGTGTTCTTCGCTTTAGCGGCCACAACTCCTGAATACAGAGAAAAGGTCGCTATGATGTTCGCTCTATCTCCAATGGTCTACATGACAAAAGTACGTAGTCCATTCATTAAAATGATTGCACCTAACAGCCAATTCTTTGAGCGTCTTCACGAACAACTCGGACACAGCGAATTCAAACCAAGCAAGGAGCTCGTACACACAGTCGGTGGAAACATGTGCGAAAAGGAAATTGGTTGCAAGCATGTCTGTTCAAACATAAACTTCGTTATGTCTGGCGTCGACACAGCTGACATGGACTTTGAGTTATTACCCAGCATTGTCGCTCACTTACCGGCTGGCACATCGACAAGAGTTATTAAGCAGTTTGGACAGGCTGTGGCGTCACACGAGTTCAGGAAGTACGACTATGGAGTCaagattaacaaaaaaatatacggtATGCGCCAGCCAACGAAATACGACATGACTGAGGTAAAAGTTCCAGTAGCGCTTTACTTCAGTGAGGAAGATTGGTTGGCACACCCAGAGGATGTTGAAAGGCTACAAAAAGAGCTCCCTGACGTGAAAGACTTTTACAAGGTACCCGAGAAGCATTTCAACCACATGGACTTCCAGTTCTCCAAGAAGGCTCCCGAAGTAGTCTACAAGCGACTAATCGAATCTATGCAGACTAACTAA